GGCAAGAAGTCGAGCACCGCTTCCTGGCCGATGGCGGCGAAGATTCGATCGGCTTCGAGCACGAACTCACTCCCGGGAATCGGAATCGGTCGGCGGCGGCCGCTCCCGTCAGGCTCCCCAAGCGCCACTTCGAGACATTCGAGGCCTTCGAGCCGGCCTTCTTCGACCACGACCCGCGCGGGAGCGCTCAGTAAGCGCAGCTCGATGCCCTCTTCCTCGGCGACCTCGATCTCCTCTTCATCCGCCGGCATCTGGTCGCGATGGCGGCGGTAGACAATGGTGACCCTCTCGGCACCCAGCCGCAGCGCGGCGCGGGCAGCCTCGATCGCCGTCGAGCCGCCTCCGATTACGAGCACTCGGCCGTCTACCGCGGTGTGGTCGCCACTGTTGACTCTCCGCAGGAAAGAGAGGGCATCTTCGACCTCGGAGCACTCGTCCTCGCCCTCGAGTCCCAGGCGCCGACCGCGCTGGGCGCCCACCGCGAACAGAGCGGCGGCGTAGTCGCCGAGGAGATCCTCGAGCTGTCCACCCGAGCCAACTCGACAGTCGGTTCGGATGTCAATGCCTGCGCGCTCGAGAATGGCAATCTCCCGGTCAAGCACGTCGGTCGGTAGTCGGTAGTCGGCAATGCCGTAGCGCAGCATGCCGCCGGCCGCCGGCGCGGCTTCGAATACGGTCACTGGATAACCGGCCCGGCGCAGATCGTAGGCTACGGTCAGGCCGGCCGGTCCCGAGCCGATAATGGCCACTCGGTCGGACTTGTCACCCAGCTCGGGGGGCTCCGGCGGCTCCGGCAACGGCAGCTCGAGCTCGAGATCGGCGATGAACCGCTTGAGCGCCCGGATCGCGATCGGCTCGTCGATCTCACAACGCTTGCATGCGCTCTCGCACGGATGATGGCAGATGCGGCCACAGATGCCAGGCAGCGGGCAGCGCTCTCGCACCACCTCCAGGGCCTCGAAAAAGCGGCCTTCGGCAATCAACGAGACGTACGACTTGACGTTGATCCCGGCGGGACAAGCCTGGGTGCACGGCGATGGCTCGACGGGAAGAATCCGGAACGGCTCGGGCTGAAGCTTGGGAATCAGAAGCCCCGCGCCGCTCAGTTCTCGCAGCCCGGGCTGGCGAGCGCCCGTGTCGGCTCTCGCGTCCGTCATCGCGCGACTCCTTCCAGCGGTGGGCGATGGGCGTCCAATACCGGCTGGTGAGTCGCCTCTTCTAGAAACTCGAATCCTCTTTCGAACGCCGCGAGGTTGAGCTCCTCGGTGCCGGGTGGCACCGCGTGCAGGACCGCCTCGCGCAGCGCATCCCGCGGAACCAAGCCGGTCACGGCACCGACAAAGCCCACCATGACGATGTTCTGGACGATTGCCCGACCCAACGACTCGGCGATGCGCGTGGACGGCACGCTGCTCGATCGCTGGCCTTTCTTGACTCTCGGACGGACCAGGTCTTGCTCGTAGATCAAAATGCCGTCGTCCTTGAGCTCGTCGCGATACTTCTCGTAGCCCTCGGACGACATCGCCACCAGGATGTCGGGCCTGCTGATGTATGGATACAGCACCTCGCCCCTTGAAACCGCCAGCGTGGCACTGCAGGCGGAGCCGCGCGCCTCGGGCCCGAAGCTCTGGATCATGGTGGCGTTCATCCCCGCATTGATCGCGCAGGCGTGGCCGATGATGTGACCCGCCAGTACAACGCCTTGACCGCCAAAGCCGGTAATGCGGATCTCGGTCCGGTCTGCGGACGGGGTCGTCGCGCTGGTCATTGCAGCCACCCTCCTTCAACCGGCATTGGGACATACTTGTCACCTAGAACCCGGCCGTAGTGCTCGTCCATCCGATCCAGAAACGTGGGCTTCTGCTCATCCACGAATTTGCCGCAGGTGATCGACTTCTGAAAATCGATGTCGAGCTCGCGGGTGTCGGCGCCGTGTCGAATCTCGGCGTTGTCGTGATAGAAGCGCATGCCGTTCAAGCCCGTCCCCAGCTTGTTGAGCCGGGAGTAGAGCGTCGGGCACGGAGCGATGACTTCGATCAGCCGGAATCCCTTGCGATCGAGGGCCTCTTCGATCGCCCAGGTCAGCCGTCGAATGTGCAGGCAGGTCCAGCGGGCCACGTAAGGAGCGCCGCACGATGCGGCCAGATGCGGAATGTTGAAGGGCTCTTCGAAGTTGCCGAACGGCATGGTCGACGACTTCGCCGTCAGCGGCGTAGTCGGCGCGTTCTGGCCGCCGGTCATGCCGTAGATGAAGTTGTTGATCAGAATGACCAGCAAGTCCATGTTGCGACGGGCCGCGTGGATGAAGTGATTGCCGCCGATCCCCGAGAGGTCTCCATCGCCCGAGAAGACCGCCACTTCGAGCTCGGGTCGGCCGAGCTTCAAACCGGTGGCGAAGGGAATGGCGCGGCCGTGGGTCGTGTGAAAACCATCGAGCTTGAGGTAGCCGGCCGCCCTCCCTGAGCAGCCGATGCCGGAGACCACCGACACCTTGTCCAGGTCCGCACCGCTGCGCTCGAGCGCGCTGGCGAAGCACTTCACCACGGTGCCGATGCCGCAGCCCGGGCACCAGACGTGCGGGATCCGCTCCATGCGCAAGTAGGGGGTTACCGGGTGCTCCGGCGGGTGCTCAGAGACAGCGTCCGGAAGAAACTCCGGAGGCGTCGGGGGAAAATCGGTTCGCGTACCTACCTTATTTTCACTCATTGTTCTCTGCCGTCACTCTTCATGCCGCGGCCGCTGCTGCTTGGGCGATGACCTCGGCGATCACGGCCGGATCGTGCACGCTGCCGCCACCGTGGGAGACCGGCAACACCGGGCACTTGCCGCCCGCGCAGCGTTCGACCTCCAGCACGAGCTGGCCATAGTTGATCTCGGGCACCACGATTGCGCCCACCTTGCCGGCCAGTTCGCGGATCCGCTTTTCCGCGAACGGCCAGATGACAATGAGCCGGAGCGAGCCGACCTTGACACCCCGCCGGCGCGCCATGTCGATGGCCAACCTCGCCACTCGAGCGGTGATGCCGTAGGTGACGACCACGACCTCGGCGTCATCGGTTGCTTCCTCCTCGAAGCGCACGATCTCGTCTACGTTGTCGGTGATCTTGTCGAGCAGCCGACGGACGCAGGTCTCCTGGCACTCGGCGCTCATCACCGGGTAACCGCGCTCGTCGTGGGTGAGGCCAGTGGTGTGGAAGCGATAGCCGTCGCCGGCGCGGGCGAACTCCGGCGTCGGTTTTCCGTTGATCTGATAGGGCAGAAACTCCTCGCGCGTCTTGGCGGTCAAGGCGCGCGGAATCACCTCGATCTCTTCCGCAGGTGGAATCATCACCCGCTCGGTCATGTGGCCGACGATCTCGTCCATCAGGAACATGACCGGAACGCGATAGATCTCTGACAGATTGAAAGCGTCGATGGTCAGGTCGAACGCCTCTTGCGGCGACTGCGGCGACATGGCGATGATCTCGTAGTCACCGTGTGAGCCCCAACGCGCCTGCATCACGTCGGCCTGCCCGACCATGGTGGGAAGACCGGTCGAGGGGCCCCCACGTTGGACGTTGACCACCACACACGGGGTCTCCATCATCGCCGCCAGGCCGATGTTCTCCATCATCAGGCTGAAGCCCGGTCCGCTGGTCACGGTCATCGATTTCGTGCCGGTCCAGGAGCCTCCAACCACCGCCGCCATGGAAGCGAGCTCATCCTCCATCTGAATGAAGGTCCCGCCCATCACCGGAAAGCGCCGTGAGATCCTCTCCACCACCTCGGTCGACGGCGTGATCGGATAGCCGGCGACGAACCGGCAGCCGGCGGCCATCGCGCCCTCGCCGCACGCGAAGTCGCCATCCAGATAGTGAGCTCCGGTAAGAACGCCCGCGGGATCGGCCTTCACGACGACACCTCCTCGGTCGCCTCGACGGCGGCCACGCTGAAGATCGCAAACTCGGGGCAGATCATCTCGCACAGGTTGCAGTTGACGCATTCACCGTGCTTGACGACTTCCGGCGGGTGGTAGCCCTTGCGATTGAAGGCCTCCGACATCACCAGAACGTCGCATGGGCAGTACTCGACACACCAAGCGCAACCTTTGCACCGGTCCTCCACAATGAAAACCTCGCCCAAGTGGCTGGCAATCGTGTCGGCGTCCAGCGGTCTTCGCCAGTACTGCACGTCGCATCCTTCTTTTCTCAAGGTCACTTCAGGCCTCCAGCCTCTGCGAGGCTTGCCGTTTTCCCTCAGCGAGCTTCTGGTATGGACAGCCGTGGTGAAAATGTTGAATGGGACACCGCGGATCGAAGTGGGCCGAGCAGCGAAGGCAAAGCCCCTCGACGTCGTCTTGGTTCTGAATCAACGCGACCGAAAAGCGCTCGAGCAAACGCACCAACTGGGACAGCTCCTCGGCGCTGAACGCGTCCAGCACCGGCCCGAGTCGCTCCAGCTTGAGCGCTTCGTAACGCTCGACCAAGCGCCGTCCCTTGCGGCTCGTGGTCAGAAGCGTC
This region of bacterium genomic DNA includes:
- a CDS encoding 2-oxoacid:ferredoxin oxidoreductase subunit beta — its product is MSENKVGTRTDFPPTPPEFLPDAVSEHPPEHPVTPYLRMERIPHVWCPGCGIGTVVKCFASALERSGADLDKVSVVSGIGCSGRAAGYLKLDGFHTTHGRAIPFATGLKLGRPELEVAVFSGDGDLSGIGGNHFIHAARRNMDLLVILINNFIYGMTGGQNAPTTPLTAKSSTMPFGNFEEPFNIPHLAASCGAPYVARWTCLHIRRLTWAIEEALDRKGFRLIEVIAPCPTLYSRLNKLGTGLNGMRFYHDNAEIRHGADTRELDIDFQKSITCGKFVDEQKPTFLDRMDEHYGRVLGDKYVPMPVEGGWLQ
- a CDS encoding pyruvate ferredoxin oxidoreductase → MTSATTPSADRTEIRITGFGGQGVVLAGHIIGHACAINAGMNATMIQSFGPEARGSACSATLAVSRGEVLYPYISRPDILVAMSSEGYEKYRDELKDDGILIYEQDLVRPRVKKGQRSSSVPSTRIAESLGRAIVQNIVMVGFVGAVTGLVPRDALREAVLHAVPPGTEELNLAAFERGFEFLEEATHQPVLDAHRPPLEGVAR
- a CDS encoding 2-oxoacid:acceptor oxidoreductase subunit alpha; its protein translation is MRQLQPVRDDLPRVCDLQRGRRRGDRGGVVVKADPAGVLTGAHYLDGDFACGEGAMAAGCRFVAGYPITPSTEVVERISRRFPVMGGTFIQMEDELASMAAVVGGSWTGTKSMTVTSGPGFSLMMENIGLAAMMETPCVVVNVQRGGPSTGLPTMVGQADVMQARWGSHGDYEIIAMSPQSPQEAFDLTIDAFNLSEIYRVPVMFLMDEIVGHMTERVMIPPAEEIEVIPRALTAKTREEFLPYQINGKPTPEFARAGDGYRFHTTGLTHDERGYPVMSAECQETCVRRLLDKITDNVDEIVRFEEEATDDAEVVVVTYGITARVARLAIDMARRRGVKVGSLRLIVIWPFAEKRIRELAGKVGAIVVPEINYGQLVLEVERCAGGKCPVLPVSHGGGSVHDPAVIAEVIAQAAAAAA
- a CDS encoding 4Fe-4S dicluster domain-containing protein codes for the protein MQYWRRPLDADTIASHLGEVFIVEDRCKGCAWCVEYCPCDVLVMSEAFNRKGYHPPEVVKHGECVNCNLCEMICPEFAIFSVAAVEATEEVSS